Below is a window of Eschrichtius robustus isolate mEscRob2 chromosome 13, mEscRob2.pri, whole genome shotgun sequence DNA.
CCACCACTAATTCCAGTGCTAAAATGTAGTCTGTTACTTTGAAGACACTGCATCTTTCTAGCTGGCTGACCTCAAGCAAATCACATACGCTAATTTCTCAGCGTCTTGCCCTCTTCATACATATACCGAGGACCACCGACTGGTTAGTAAGAAAGATAAAACTTGTCTCAAACTTGAGAAAACTGGCATAATTTTTTTgcatagtattttattattaatgttttTGAGAATCTTCTCAAAGCTGCTTGACGAACAGCAGTGCTTCATTTGGCATCTCTACTAATTGGCCTTTATCTGACACTGCCAAGGAATGCAAACACGTTACTTGGTGTATCTACTACAAAAGACATATCACCTATTAGTTTTGATTAGTTGTCCACACTTGGCATCTCTGGGATATGGTTCTGAACAATCCTGACATAATTTTACTCCCATACAACTGATGAAAACAAGACTATTTTACAGCCCCACCTGTGAAATAAACCATTTTTGGTATGTAGCTATGTCTGCTTATATAAACGTTCCTGTCCTTGATATATTAGCCTCCTTCCTTTAAGCCTTCTTTGAGATGGTTTTATTTCCTAAACAGCTCTTTCCTTAAAGAGATTCAATATATGTTTGACGCTTGCTAAAAAATCAGCTTGTCTATAAACGTCTGCTAATTTTGGAAATTTAAATAACCCTGTACATACTGAAGGGATTTATAAACTGCAAAACTTTATACAAAACTACTTATCTTTATTACCATTTAACTTACCTGGGtttcaattttttcatctataaaataaatggaTGGGTACCTATAAACTGTTACTTTATAATCTTTATTCAACAAAATTACGTGGTTGAGATTAAGGTGAGCTGTACAAGCAAGAAGCTGCAGAAATCTCTGTCTATTAGTGGCAGCTAGCTACTAATGCCAAGAAAGCAATGTACCACTGAAAGTGACTCTATTTACACTTTCAAACTCTCCCCATGACTAAAAGCACATACCTGATTTAATTATACGTTGTAGAAAAACTATACTAACTGTACAGATGACTTCTGTAATATTGAGTTCACATTATCATCTCCATGTTAGAAATGTTTCTATCTGCCTCCTAGATTCTGAGTTCACCTAGTCAGCTGAGATCAACTCAGTCCTTCTCATGTACAGTGACTTCCTGGGCCTCTCATAACTTTGTCTAATTTGAAGTATCTACTTAACACTTTCAAGCCAGCTCACCTCTATTGATTCAATTTACATTGATGTAGTACACTTTATGAGAAACAGTCCCATAGAATAATGCTAATGAAGAGGAAGGGGTCCCCAGGACAAAGGAGACCCCTTAGGAAAGGAAATCGATGATTAAGATACATTGGAATGGAAAGAGAGAAGAATCTGTGCAAAGGGTAAAGGTGAGGGATTTCttccagaaaaatctcaaaactagaaacttaaaaagaaagagaaggctcTTGTGAGGCAGGAAAACTTAAATCCACCAAAAAGTATGGTTAATTGAATCAGATTAACTCAAGAATTTGGCATGGGATAGGGTGAGGATGACAAAAAGAGAGGACTTCTGGTGTAGAACATGatgaacaaaaaagaatacatatatcagTATGCCAATTTCGTGCCTAGAGATATTTCCAAAAAACGTTAAGATTTACAGAGAAGCTTCCACTGTCTCtcttcacccctccctccctcgtaCCTGAATAGTTTGCTGCTTTTTTCAGAGCTTCTTGGAGATTCAGGTTCTGGTGATGGAGTTCCATTAGTTTCTTGGATTTTTCATCCAGCTTGTGGGCAAGGGTTTCTATCATTTCTTTGAGTTCCCATTGTGACTCCTGGGAAGATTTTTCTGTCTGGTGCTGGGCTGAAATCTGCCCCTCCAAGATATCTTCCTGGTGAGTAAGGTTTGCTTGCTGTTGCTTTAGGAGATCAGACACCTGGGATACTAAATCAGAGCTGAATTAAGACTCCATTTCCAACCCCAGTAGAAATTCCTCCACAGGAttttgaggaaatcaaagaactgAATCAAACCATTTGTTTTGACAACAAACTGCTGCAAGATGACCCAAATTTATTCAGGAATTACAGATTTGGAAATTATTTGATATTcatgcaatatttttttaatgtgaggaactgtcacagatacttgtgatttaaaaaaaaaaaagacaggatttTACTCGTTGTTGAGAGTTACACACTACTTAAAAGGAATCACAAGATAAGTCTTATACGAGtggcataaataaaatatagacaaTCTAAGATAGTCAGACACCAACCAGACTCAGTGACTGTTAGTAGCACTGGTCATTAATGACTTACTCTAGTTGTGTCTTAATTCCTCTGCCCTTTCTCTACCcttccacatttcctgattttaGTTAAAAACTGTGACACTCAACCCGTTTTTGAGAAACCCTCCCACGGAAATTTTTTAAGCTCCTAACACAAGAGtctgaaaacatatttttcagttttagtttgttattttctctgttggttttttggttttgtttttgtctttttgttttgttttgttttttttaggaaGGGTGGAGATGAAAGGAAAGTTGTGAAATCAAGCAGGCAACAAATGTTAAGGGTCCAATGTCTCAGTTCTAGAAGCTTGACGGTTCAGTACAAAGTAGACCTCTTGGGTTGAAAGCCAGATTTGACCCTGTTGCAAAGTGGTCCAAGCCTCAGAGGAAGACTCTTCCAATGACCATCTCTGAGTCAAGGGCTCTTCTCCCAGATCAGTAGGACAAGTTTTAAAGATTGAAAGTGTTCATAGATTGAAAACATAAGTTGTCTGAGACCTTACACAACCGAGAAACAAATTAGCACTTCAAAGGTCTTAGTAACCTGGATTCTAGGACTCTAGAGAGCCTAGGATTCTAGGATTCTAGAGATAAATAACTCAGATCCATGCCCTAAATACACAGGTGTATTAGACAGATGATCAGcaccattttgtttctttcttagccattttcatctttcctttcatttcttttcctctcaacATCCCCTCTTTCCTAAATGGCCATATTATAAATTTGAagactgttttgttttaaatgttttatttatgaaGACTGTATTTCTGGGTCCTTTAAATTGGTATTTAATCATCTCTATTAAAACTCAGCATGAACTAAATgaagtttcttttacttttgggTCCCTCGGGTGACCTTGTGGATTAGtaacttcaaattattttcttccttattattCTGGGATTTAAATAGGCTTTATCCATGAAGttctgaaaacaaaaccaaacaaaaacctgCCATTCATAATCTTCATCCCATGCCTCAATCTAGTTGAGGGAAGAGCACCATATACCCATTCATCTTCCCACTCACTCTTAAGACAATTTGCCTAAAATGTATCTAAATCAAGGCTGTTTATAGTTGTTATGAAACCAACAAATAAACCATGTTTAtaagttctcatttttttttctccagcttttCCCGGCTTCAGCACTTACATTGGATTATCAGCAATATAACGGTCACCAGTAATCCCAGACAAAGGATCCCTAGAGTCATAGCAGCAGGGTACCACCTCCGAGAGGAAAGAAAACGAAGACCTAAAGTGATAGAGGATAGattcagaaagacaaaaatgatGGAGGCAAGGGACCAAACAATTCTTTGGATACTGTCTGTACCTGGTGCTTTGCATTACTTACCTCTAGTATTCCCAATGGCTTTGCAAATAATTCATTACTCACATTTACAGATGTGAACTATGTACAGTTAAAGAATTTAAGTAATTTACCTATGGTCATGCAGCTAACAACATTTAGGAGCCAGGATTCAATACCAGATATTTGACTCCAGGTATCTGATTCTAAAGCTTATGCTTTGTCTACTGTCCCCACAGTGAGTCTTCAAGAAACTCTCAGCCCAGCTTGGTTAGATTAACTTCCTCCACGGGGTAGAGAGCCTGATGTTTTTAATATGGATCATGTGTATGTAcacgcacatgtgcacacacacacatgcacacacatgcacacacacacgcacacgcagtTATAAGTAACATACCATAAACGAATGTCAGATACCAAGCAAATAAGCCTTTAGTCAGTTAACCGAGAAAACCTCAAAGAACTAATACATAATTTTGTGCTATTCAATTTTTATTTGGAACTGGGGTTACTGACCAAAGAAAAATAGGAATGAAGTCTCAATATTCACTTGATTCATATTAACATCATGTCCACTACTCACACCAGCTGTGGCCTTCTTGTTACAAGAGAAAAATTCaccattattataaaaataaataaatcatgtagCTCACAGGTGTACGAATATCTTATTATGAGGTCCACCACTTAAAAAGCACAGATATTACTGGTTCAGCAGGAAAACATTTCGTGTAATGGATTTGGACTCCTCACCTTGTAAGATAAACAGATAAGGCACTGACAATGTTATCCTCTATATGCAAACAAGGAAACTGACAATtcagtgacttgcctaagatcacacagatgTTAAGATCCAAacataggtctttaatccaattgTCAGTAGCTATGTGACTTAGAACGTCACATCACAAAACTTCCAGCATGAATGTATAATGATCCAAATCAATCAGTGGTCACATATATTCACAGAGTTCTCATGTGTCAAAAGCACTCCTAATAGACTCTACAGATGATCCAAACAAAATAGCAATTTTGACAGGAAGCAATACGGTTTATTCTCTGATTCAAAAGTTATTAAGCTCCTAGAAATGTGTATGGCAAGTTGGCAGAAAGGAAGTTGAAGACAGTTATGTGTCTTGCAAATAATTGCTCAATCCTAGCCTTGGAGGCAAATATCTGAGTAAATCTTTCAATCAACATTTCTCTCTGGTCAATATTCATTCCATCTTATAGATCAAtcctagctctaccacttactagccacATAAAACTGGGTAAAACTCTGTAAAAGGGAGATAATATTAGTCCTAATCTCAAAGTGTGAAGATTTAgagaaataatgcatgtaaagtgaaTATCATAGAAAACAGCCTATAGCAAATGTTCAATAAAAGTTAGTTACCACCCTCTACTACAGCGTCATTCATACCAAGTTAGTTTATTCATCAACATCATCTTCGTTATCACCATTATATCTGACTTGTTTTTCCTTTAAGTAAGTGCTATTAACTCTTTAATATTTTCCCATATGCAGGTGTTGTAGTCTTCTAATCCTATATTCAGTTAGTTTACATTTCTAACCTAATTCTGTCCCTGTACATATTTAGCCACCCCTAGtacctttgtctctctctccatttGGCTTCTGGTCAAGTTGATCCTTCATACTCTTGCTCTTGAGGTCATCAAAAGTCATTTCCAAATTTATTCCAAGAATGAGAGAGTGAAGCAGTCAAGGACTTCTACAAAGTAAAAATGTGTGAGCTCCTGCTGGAGTGTTTAAATAGCTACTGATATCTAGTAGAATGACTCAATCATTGGTAGGAGGAAGGAGAGGCTTTGCTTCATACTGGGAAGTTGGGTGACGCAACTTCTTGGGTTATGTCTATTGCAGGAGGGGAAAGTGGTGATTCTGATAGTGTTTCAGGATATTTCACTGAGTAatttatgaaagggaaaaatgtattttccatGAGCATTAGAGGAGAGGAATTTGTACCCACGCTTCAGATatggaaactgaaatttaaaagggTAATTCACAGTAAATTTGTGGAAGAGTGTGCATTAGACCAGACTACTTGATGCCAATATccatatttgtttatttcactGTAGCAGACTATCTCTATACTGAGTCTTTCATAAGtctcacattttcctttttaattttgactttttttcatcAGCTATAGACTTAGGAATTTGGGGATTAATCACTTATGACTCATGTCTCTACCCATGATAACCTAGGTAATTTTAGAACTTAGGAGTGTTATTTCATACAGTGGCAGTATAACATAGCAGCAGAGAGAACTTTGGAGCCAGATGGAGCTTGTTTCATATCCTTCCTTTGCTATTCCCTTGGTCTCTAATCTTGGGGAATGTCTTTGGCTATACATTAGGACATTGTAATGTCCACTTGATAATGTTGATAATGTTGCTATAGGTGTTCAAATGAGATATTGGGTGAAAATGCTAAGCTTTGTACTTCAAACATAATAAGAaatcaataaatggtagttattaATACTAGCGGTAGTAATACTCAACACAGTGGAATTGCTCATCAAAGAATACATTTTATATGTTTGCCTTGAGTCACAAAGACTTCTATGGGATCCCAATAAAGATAGTATATGTACTCACTGATAGAATTCTCACCTATTTTTCCCTCACAACCtcataaccagaaaaaaaaatcttgttgcaGTTAtacatgcttttttaaaaaaaatccttatctATTAGAGATATCTATTAGAGATATAGCTAGTTTTTGCTTTAAACTAtaccaggagaaaaataaaaagaagggaatACATAAAAGATTggagaaaaatatgtaaataaacaaaATCTAGGAAACTATTAGGAAAATGAATAGTTTTCACCAGTAATAATTTTTCACCAAAATGAAAGCCCAATTAGGattccatttctctcctcctccctaaaTTTTTTGTATTCGCCTTTTCTGTGCAGGGTATCTGAGGCCAAACTGAAAATAGTTGATCATTTAAAGTGCTACTCTATGAGACAGATCACAACGGAAGCTCAGCAACTTGCAAATATATCCTAGTCCAATCAGCTTGTAACAAATCAATGTTACTTACCTTTATCCCTCAAGCCCCACGCCACCTCCCTTGATTGTGAGTGCCAGTAGGCAAGGTTAGATACATTAGTGCATTTGCCAAGGGGACTTTCACATAAATAGGATCTcaggaaattattttaatgatgatTAATAAATACTGAAATGATACCACAATGAAGTGGACACTTTATCATTTCCCACAGCGACGCTATTTTGGATGCCATCAATATTCTAGTGGATTAAGATGAGACATATGGGTACCCTTGTTGAGGAAACGGACATGGCACATATTTCTTGTGAGCCCATCACATCCTCGTAGCTTTTTATGGGAAGAAGTATCTCAGAAGGATGCATGTGAGTATGTAGTTAAAATGCCCAAAGAAAGACACAAGACCAGAAAGAAATGCGTTCCTTACAGAAGGCCTAAGATTGAGCTAGAGCGCCCAGATTTCTGATATTCATCTCCACACTTCACCCATGAGACCCAGGAGAACATAATCATCCATTGTCCTTTGGGTCAACACTCACAGGAATCTCCCTGAGCAGTCCAGGCCTTGGTGGTGAGCTCTACGAGTCCTATACTTCCttcaaaaacaattattttttctttaaaaaatcctctCACCTTAACACCCACAGGTCGGATTGTCATCgtcagtttctttttctcccctcgTTTTATATACTCTAACATGCACTGTATTGATTTTCAACTTCATTAATGTTATTCCATTTCTCCAACTAAATTATAAGCCCTTTAAAAGTAAGGATAGATTCCCCTTCTATTAAGGAAATCTCATTCTTTTCTACCACCCTAGCATACCATACTAATTGTGCTAATATTCTAAAGACAGTTGACAGTTAACACGAGATTCTTAATTGTGAAGACATCACCAGCATAAACTGGATTTTTAAACTACAAAGAAATCTAAGAAAAATCTATCTCGATTCTTTTATTTTGAGAAAGTGGAACTAAAGTCCCCAAAATTTAAGT
It encodes the following:
- the OLR1 gene encoding oxidized low-density lipoprotein receptor 1 isoform X2, with product MTFDDLKSKSMKDQLDQKPNGERDKGLRFLSSRRWYPAAMTLGILCLGLLVTVILLIIQLSQVSDLLKQQQANLTHQEDILEGQISAQHQTEKSSQESQWELKEMIETLAHKLDEKSKKLMELHHQNLNLQEALKKAANYSGPCPQDWLWHEENCYQFSSGPFNWEKSRENCLSLDAHMLKINSSDDLEFIQQAIAHSSFPFWMGLSLKKPNYSWLWEDGSPLMPHL
- the OLR1 gene encoding oxidized low-density lipoprotein receptor 1 isoform X1, with protein sequence MTFDDLKSKSMKDQLDQKPNGERDKGLRFLSSRRWYPAAMTLGILCLGLLVTVILLIIQLSQVSDLLKQQQANLTHQEDILEGQISAQHQTEKSSQESQWELKEMIETLAHKLDEKSKKLMELHHQNLNLQEALKKAANYSGPCPQDWLWHEENCYQFSSGPFNWEKSRENCLSLDAHMLKINSSDDLEFIQQAIAHSSFPFWMGLSLKKPNYSWLWEDGSPLMPHLFRLQGAVFQMYPSGTCAYIQRGTVFAENCILTAFSICQKKVNVLRVQ